Within the Arachis duranensis cultivar V14167 chromosome 10, aradu.V14167.gnm2.J7QH, whole genome shotgun sequence genome, the region TTCAATAGGGGCTGGCTGAGTCCTTTCCTGAACAGCTGACCCTGGATGATCGTGTACTTGGCCGCTTCCCTTCTCAGTTTCTTGGCGCCTTTTTCGTCGTCGGGGAGTTTGCCGTTTTCTAAGAAGCTGGTGATGGGGTCCAACCATGAGGGGCTTATCTTTGACAGGTGCAAAGTGACCACTGGCTCCCTCATCATACCTTGGATAAGAGACCGGTTACCTTCTCCCGGTTTGGTGCTAGCCAATTTTGATAGGAGATCCGCTCGCGTGTTCCTTTCTCTTGGAACGTGGTGGATCATGATCTCCTCAAACTTCTGGCTCAAATCCTTGACTTTCTCCAAGTACTTTTGTAATAGTGAGTCTCTGGCTTGGTAACTCCCGTTTACTTGGGAGGTGATGACTTGTGAATCGCTGCATATTTCCAACCTTGTCGCTTCAACTTCCGTTGCTAGGGCTAAGCCCCCTATGAGGGCTTCGTATTTTGCTTGGTTGTTCAAGATGGGAAATTCGAACTTGATCGACTGTTCGTATATGACCCCAGCTGGGCTTTCTAGGATGATTCCGGCGCCCCCGGACGTCTGATTTGAGGCTCTGTCCACgtggagcttccaccgtgtgCGCGTCTCTTCGGTTGGATCCCCCGTCACTTCTACCAGGAAGTCAGCCATCGCTTGCGCCTTGATCGCTTGCCGGGGTTCGTACCATATGTCATATTGGGAAAGTTCAATGGACCAAGTCATCATCCTTCCCACCAAATCGGGTTTTTGGAGTACTTGCCAGATTCCTTGGTCCGTCCTTACGACAATCCGGTGACCTTGGAAATATTGTTTTAACCTCCGGGAAGAGGTCAAGAGTGCCAGAGCTAGCTTTTCCAGTTTACTGTACCTCAGTTCTGCCCCTTGTAAGGCTCTGCTCATGAAATAGACTGGCTGTTGGGCCCTTCCTTCTTCTTGTACCAAAACCGCGGCCAGGGCTTCTCCTGTTATGGAAAGATATAGGTATAACGGCTCCTCGTTCATTGGCTTCCCGAGCACAAGGGGTGCCGCCAGGATTTCCTTGAAGTGTCTAAAAGCTTCCTCGCATGCGGGTGTCCATTCAAACGCTATCCCTTTCCTTATGAGGTTAAAGAAGGGTAGGGCTTTTGTTGCCGAAGCTCCGAGAAAATGGGATAACGAGGTAAGTCGCCCTTCCAATATCTGGACGTCCTTGATACAACCCGGGCTCTTCATCTGgagtatcgcttggcatttCTCAGGGTTAGCTTCTACCCCCCTTTGAGTTATCATGAACCCTAGGAACTTTCCAGCTTCCATGGCAAAGGCGCATTTGAGG harbors:
- the LOC107470062 gene encoding uncharacterized protein LOC107470062; translated protein: MHRLDEDKTAFITPGGTFCYKVMPFDLENAGATYQRLMNKIFRDLIGKTVEVYVDDILAKTTRPDDLLNDLANVFASLRQHIMRLNPLKCAFAMEAGKFLGFMITQRGVEANPEKCQAILQMKSPGCIKDVQILEGRLTSLSHFLGASATKALPFFNLIRKGIAFEWTPACEEAFRHFKEILAAPLVLGKPMNEEPLYLYLSITGEALAAVLVQEEGRAQQPVYFMSRALQGAELRYSKLEKLALALLTSSRRLKQYFQGHRIVVRTDQGIWQVLQKPDLVGRMMTWSIELSQYDIWYEPRQAIKAQAMADFLVEVTGDPTEETRTRWKLHVDRASNQTSGGAGIILESPAGVIYEQSIKFEFPILNNQAKYEALIGGLALATEVEATRLEICSDSQVITSQVNGSYQARDSLLQKYLEKVKDLSQKFEEIMIHHVPRERNTRADLLSKLASTKPGEGNRSLIQGMMREPVVTLHLSKISPSWLDPITSFLENGKLPDDEKGAKKLRREAAKYTIIQGQLFRKGLSQPLLKCLHLDQTDYVLRKVHEGCCGHHIGGKTLARKLIRAGYYWPSMMWGVDLLGPFPVDPRQVKYLIVAIDYYTKWIEAEPLASISSSNCRKFMWRQEVHRVPHRLDIRQKFSSVEHPQTNGQVEFANKIILLGLKKRLDNKKGAWTDKLASVLWSYRTTEQSSTGETPFRLTYGLDAVIPVEIREPSPRLLLKGVGEAVEKDLIDEAREMAHLTETALKQRMALRYNTKVLKREFEPNNLVLRRNDIGLPTPGEGKLAANWEGPYKVKEAMGKGAFKLERLDGKEVPRTWNASNLRRVYS